Proteins from a genomic interval of Oreochromis aureus strain Israel breed Guangdong linkage group 6, ZZ_aureus, whole genome shotgun sequence:
- the LOC116328089 gene encoding polymeric immunoglobulin receptor-like isoform X1 yields MRRLQNLLFTFCIALRCVTSAVGVIHMTGYVGSAVKVSCSYDEGYESYEKYLCKNDCGSDDVLITTSKSWKMKYMIHDDKKDRIFTTTISDLHSEDDGKYWCGVTRTGSDIYTEVKLKVVKDHCCDTVTKILSYQGYSVSISCPSEPQYQNSLKYICRGNRPSTCLQQALITSYNKENGRFRLDDDKMLKKFTVNITSLRQDDSGSYLCGVQRNFDLDVFSAVELKVEEFCCVKSTKINGTVGHPLTLQCPYPSQHRDNRKFLCKGDQHNSCTEMLMNQSRFTLQNASSDTFVVMISKLEVADAGTYWCGSDSQWRVGNYTKIQLSVFPQSTLGKKNPALYVIPPVLLLICILVLVYKYRRSRIEEAVLSLRRNASRKKEVIDAAQSKIYKNQGVVTSNDQSTSNVYEEVDVEVHYENVTASE; encoded by the exons ATGAGGAGACTTCAAAACCTGCTGTTCACCTTTTGCA TTGCTCTGAGGTGTGTGACCAGTGCAGTAGGGGTGATCCATATGACTGGATATGTGGGGAGTGCGGTTAAAGTTTCCTGCTCATATGATGAGGGTTACGAGTCTTATGAGAAGTACCTGTGTAAGAACGATTGTGGCAGTGATGATGTTCTTATTACAACATCAAAATCATGGAAAATGAAATACATGATCCATGATGACAAAAAAGACCGAATCTTTACAACGACCATCTCTGATCTTCATTCTGAGGATGATGGGAAATACTGGTGTGGGGTGACCAGAACTGGAAGCGATATCTACACTGAAGTCAAGTTGAAAGTAGTAAAAG ACCACTGCTGTGACACTGTGACCAAAATTTTGAGTTATCAGGGATATTCAGTATCCATTAGTTGTCCATCTGAGCCTCAGTACCAGAACAGCCTGAAGTACATCTGCAGAGGAAACCGGCCCTCCACATGTCTTCAGCAGGCACTAATCACCTCTTACAACAAGGAAAATGGACGATTCAGacttgatgatgataaaatgttgaaaaaattTACTGTGAACATCACCAGTTTGAGGCAAGACGATTCAGGGTCATACCTTTGTGGTGTCCAAAGAAACTTTGACCTGGATGTTTTCTCTGCTGTTGAGCTTAAAGTTGAAG AGTTCTGCTGTGTCAAATCAACTAAAATAAATGGTACTGTGGGACATCCACTAACGTTGCAGTGCCCTTATCCTTCACAACACCGGGACAACAGGAAGTTCCTCTGTAAGGGAGACCAGCACAACAGCTGCACAGAAATGCTAATGAATCAAAGCAGATTCACACTACAAAATGCTTCTTCCGACACTTTCGTTGTGATGATCTCAAAGCTGGAAGTAGCTGATGCTGGGACATACTGGTGTGGGTCAGACTCACAGTGGAGAGTTGGAAACTACACCAAGATTCAGTTGTCAG TCTTTCCACAGAGCACTCTGGGAAAAAAGAACCCAG cactCTATGTGATACCCCCTGTACTGCTTTTGATATGTATCCTAGTTCTTGTTTATAAGTACAGACGTTCCAGGATTGAAG aaGCTGTTCTCTCCCTGAGGAGAAATGCATCTAGGAAAAAGGAGgtgattgatgcagcacaaaGTAAA ATTTATAAAAATCAAGGTGTGGTGACCTCCAATGACCAAAGCACCAGTAACGTCTATGAAGAAGTAGATGTAGAAGTACACTACGAAAACGTGACCGCAAGTGAATAA
- the LOC116328089 gene encoding polymeric immunoglobulin receptor-like isoform X2, whose translation MRRLQNLLFTFCIALRCVTSAVGVIHMTGYVGSAVKVSCSYDEGYESYEKYLCKNDCGSDDVLITTSKSWKMKYMIHDDKKDRIFTTTISDLHSEDDGKYWCGVTRTGSDIYTEVKLKVVKDHCCDTVTKILSYQGYSVSISCPSEPQYQNSLKYICRGNRPSTCLQQALITSYNKENGRFRLDDDKMLKKFTVNITSLRQDDSGSYLCGVQRNFDLDVFSAVELKVEEFCCVKSTKINGTVGHPLTLQCPYPSQHRDNRKFLCKGDQHNSCTEMLMNQSRFTLQNASSDTFVVMISKLEVADAGTYWCGSDSQWRVGNYTKIQLSVFPQSTLGKKNPALYVIPPVLLLICILVLVYKYRRSRIEEAVLSLRRNASRKKEVIDAAQSKCPLGGALFPHNTALVTITVSIISPIKN comes from the exons ATGAGGAGACTTCAAAACCTGCTGTTCACCTTTTGCA TTGCTCTGAGGTGTGTGACCAGTGCAGTAGGGGTGATCCATATGACTGGATATGTGGGGAGTGCGGTTAAAGTTTCCTGCTCATATGATGAGGGTTACGAGTCTTATGAGAAGTACCTGTGTAAGAACGATTGTGGCAGTGATGATGTTCTTATTACAACATCAAAATCATGGAAAATGAAATACATGATCCATGATGACAAAAAAGACCGAATCTTTACAACGACCATCTCTGATCTTCATTCTGAGGATGATGGGAAATACTGGTGTGGGGTGACCAGAACTGGAAGCGATATCTACACTGAAGTCAAGTTGAAAGTAGTAAAAG ACCACTGCTGTGACACTGTGACCAAAATTTTGAGTTATCAGGGATATTCAGTATCCATTAGTTGTCCATCTGAGCCTCAGTACCAGAACAGCCTGAAGTACATCTGCAGAGGAAACCGGCCCTCCACATGTCTTCAGCAGGCACTAATCACCTCTTACAACAAGGAAAATGGACGATTCAGacttgatgatgataaaatgttgaaaaaattTACTGTGAACATCACCAGTTTGAGGCAAGACGATTCAGGGTCATACCTTTGTGGTGTCCAAAGAAACTTTGACCTGGATGTTTTCTCTGCTGTTGAGCTTAAAGTTGAAG AGTTCTGCTGTGTCAAATCAACTAAAATAAATGGTACTGTGGGACATCCACTAACGTTGCAGTGCCCTTATCCTTCACAACACCGGGACAACAGGAAGTTCCTCTGTAAGGGAGACCAGCACAACAGCTGCACAGAAATGCTAATGAATCAAAGCAGATTCACACTACAAAATGCTTCTTCCGACACTTTCGTTGTGATGATCTCAAAGCTGGAAGTAGCTGATGCTGGGACATACTGGTGTGGGTCAGACTCACAGTGGAGAGTTGGAAACTACACCAAGATTCAGTTGTCAG TCTTTCCACAGAGCACTCTGGGAAAAAAGAACCCAG cactCTATGTGATACCCCCTGTACTGCTTTTGATATGTATCCTAGTTCTTGTTTATAAGTACAGACGTTCCAGGATTGAAG aaGCTGTTCTCTCCCTGAGGAGAAATGCATCTAGGAAAAAGGAGgtgattgatgcagcacaaaGTAAA TGTCCACTGGGTGGCGCACTTTTTCCACACAATACAGCACTTGTGACTATCACAGTCAGTATAATAAGCCCTATTAAAAACTGA